From one Melioribacteraceae bacterium genomic stretch:
- a CDS encoding response regulator, with the protein MEIKPKIDLVQKYTSLFDAAKNGKDNFVNVICNFLVNEFHYQSVILFRVLENNLFQVLGKSNNARKNYLIGSEFTCSVCNVTKAKGTSFYSDSKCELQISEYLVYEICSKFDFTQKDSALLKVAKKSAFTQNDLDELKRISEFIKYLLKVWVEAKGGKFSVSEKSYYEIISETVLGLRNPVNSIIGFISILNEDNLTSSQTEYAHTIKKHAQDLLCSINDLLDITKFESGSISIELRKINLRKYLNEFIDTQLSKHDDSKLLIEIDIDKNINEVLITDLQKLRYVLQTILYASQKFCNNGIINISVVQNDNEKIQFSISSKNGGINVNENFNLFKPFEALKIESLRETNITALSFTLVEKYINILGGEIFFSATDNKGFYFIFTIKGETMSQIESTLSSLPKPDKHNKVLVIEDDYATSRLLTNYLNKWGYEPIVVNTESQTMDAVEREHLLAILLDIELPTTNGLELLKKLNEHPKLKNTPVIVSAVEADQQKAYMLGAVEYFIKPINYNYLVEVLTSYKLRKDSNILCVDDDLPTLNLLEQAVNTAGYYAIAENVSAKVMDRIRDKDIDLAIVDLDMPHPNGFELIKLIKSEKKFANLPIIIYTGKENYQEDLKQIDGLFEELLSKKSTNIEDLQEVMNSMINRYETPPPAQEVIDKVDVIKILLAEDYKHSQIIVTRLLKKNNFENVIVVDNGEDALNFAKKEIFDLILMDMQMPIMNGFEATESIRRLEGYKDTPIIALTAFAMKGDREKCLEAGATDYIPKPIDSKEFIEKVKYYTKSEA; encoded by the coding sequence ATGGAAATTAAACCGAAGATTGACTTAGTCCAAAAATACACTTCTCTGTTTGACGCGGCTAAAAATGGGAAAGATAATTTTGTAAATGTTATTTGTAATTTTTTAGTAAATGAATTCCATTACCAATCCGTGATACTTTTTCGGGTACTTGAGAATAACTTATTTCAAGTGCTGGGGAAGTCTAATAATGCTCGCAAGAATTATTTAATAGGTAGTGAGTTTACATGCAGTGTCTGCAATGTAACAAAGGCTAAAGGCACTTCTTTTTATTCAGATTCTAAATGTGAACTTCAGATTTCAGAATATTTGGTTTATGAAATTTGTTCTAAATTTGATTTCACACAAAAAGATTCTGCTCTCCTAAAAGTTGCAAAGAAGTCTGCTTTCACCCAAAATGATTTAGATGAATTAAAAAGAATTTCAGAATTTATAAAATACCTTTTGAAAGTTTGGGTAGAAGCCAAAGGTGGTAAATTTTCTGTATCTGAGAAATCTTATTATGAAATAATTTCTGAAACTGTATTAGGTTTACGAAATCCCGTTAATTCAATTATCGGATTTATATCAATACTTAATGAAGATAATTTAACTTCTTCACAAACCGAGTATGCACATACAATTAAAAAGCATGCTCAAGATCTTCTGTGCTCAATAAACGATTTACTTGATATAACAAAATTTGAATCCGGTTCCATTTCCATTGAGTTGAGGAAAATTAATCTACGCAAGTATTTAAATGAATTTATTGATACTCAGCTTAGCAAACATGATGATTCAAAACTGCTAATAGAAATTGATATTGATAAGAACATTAACGAAGTACTGATAACTGATCTTCAAAAGTTACGATATGTTCTGCAAACTATATTATATGCATCTCAAAAATTTTGTAATAATGGTATAATTAATATCAGTGTTGTTCAAAATGATAATGAGAAAATTCAGTTTAGTATCTCATCGAAAAACGGTGGGATAAACGTTAATGAAAATTTCAATCTCTTCAAGCCGTTTGAAGCTTTGAAAATAGAATCGCTGCGCGAGACAAATATTACGGCTTTAAGCTTCACTTTGGTTGAAAAATACATTAATATATTGGGTGGAGAAATTTTCTTTTCCGCCACTGATAATAAAGGTTTTTATTTTATCTTCACAATAAAGGGTGAAACAATGTCCCAAATAGAATCAACCTTATCTAGTTTACCAAAACCGGACAAACACAACAAAGTTCTTGTTATTGAAGATGATTATGCAACCTCAAGATTGCTGACAAACTACTTGAATAAGTGGGGTTACGAACCTATTGTGGTCAACACAGAATCGCAAACAATGGATGCGGTTGAGCGTGAACACTTATTAGCTATTCTGTTGGATATTGAACTCCCGACCACGAATGGTTTAGAATTATTAAAGAAATTAAATGAACATCCAAAACTAAAAAATACACCTGTTATAGTTTCTGCTGTTGAAGCAGATCAACAAAAAGCTTATATGTTGGGCGCGGTTGAGTATTTTATTAAACCTATTAATTATAATTATTTGGTAGAAGTATTAACAAGTTATAAACTCCGAAAGGATTCCAATATTCTTTGTGTTGATGATGACTTACCGACTCTTAATTTATTGGAACAAGCAGTAAACACAGCCGGTTATTATGCTATTGCAGAAAATGTTTCTGCGAAAGTAATGGATCGGATAAGAGATAAAGATATTGACCTTGCAATTGTTGATCTGGATATGCCCCATCCAAATGGTTTTGAGTTGATAAAATTAATTAAATCAGAAAAAAAATTCGCAAATCTTCCAATAATAATTTATACCGGTAAAGAAAATTATCAAGAAGACTTAAAACAAATTGACGGTTTATTTGAAGAATTATTAAGTAAAAAAAGTACTAACATCGAGGACCTACAAGAAGTGATGAACTCGATGATAAATCGTTATGAAACTCCTCCGCCAGCGCAAGAAGTAATCGATAAGGTAGATGTTATAAAAATTTTATTAGCGGAAGATTATAAACATTCCCAGATTATTGTAACACGCTTATTGAAAAAGAATAATTTCGAAAACGTAATTGTTGTTGATAATGGCGAAGATGCTCTCAACTTTGCAAAAAAAGAAATTTTTGATCTTATTCTTATGGACATGCAAATGCCTATCATGAATGGTTTTGAAGCAACGGAAAGCATCAGGAGACTTGAAGGTTATAAAGATACTCCAATAATTGCTTTAACCGCCTTTGCAATGAAGGGCGATAGAGAAAAGTGCTTAGAAGCCGGTGCAACAGATTATATACCAAAACCGATTGATAGCAAAGAGTTTATTGAGAAAGTAAAATATTATACAAAGTCTGAGGCTTAA
- the glmS gene encoding glutamine--fructose-6-phosphate transaminase (isomerizing), with translation MCGIVGYIGNKNSVPIIIDGLKRLEYRGYDSAGVGILGDVSAEVYKTEGKVSELENHIAEFNLNSTIGIGHTRWATHGVPNTVNAHPHFNNDKTLLVIHNGIIENYSVLKQSLKTEGYDFVSDTDTEVLVNLIDTFLKRGKNLTESVRLALAKVEGTYGIAAIFKEESDKIVVARKGSPLVIGVGENENLIASDVNALIAHTHRVVYLEDNEIAEIYRDRFVVKTLFDEELKKEIEVVDGNIDEITKGGFPHFMLKEIMEQPESVFNSMRGRLILDEGLAKLGGLIGYEDRLAHSKRIIICACGTSWHAGLVAEYMIEQFADIPVEVEYASEFRYRNPILSKEDTVIFISQSGETADTLAALKEAKRKGALCVGVVNVVGSTIARESHTGVYIHAGPEIGVASTKAFTSQLIVLSLITLLLARKKNMSMVEGKELAKAIQELPNKIKEILSQNDLIELVAEKFVNANNFLYLGRGYQFPVALEGALKLKEISYIHAEGYPAAEMKHGPIALIDENMPVVFIAPTDSVYEKVISNIEEVKARGGRIIAVANNDNGKIDELVEQTIKIPSTLPMLMPVLSVIPLQLLAYHIAVKKGLNVDQPRNLAKSVTVE, from the coding sequence ATGTGCGGTATTGTTGGATATATCGGAAATAAAAATAGTGTGCCTATTATTATAGATGGCTTAAAGCGCTTAGAATACAGAGGTTATGATTCTGCGGGAGTTGGAATTCTTGGTGATGTTTCCGCCGAAGTATATAAAACTGAAGGAAAAGTAAGTGAGCTGGAAAATCACATTGCAGAATTTAATTTGAATTCTACAATTGGGATTGGACATACTAGGTGGGCTACACACGGTGTTCCTAATACAGTTAATGCACATCCTCATTTTAATAATGATAAAACTCTTTTAGTTATACATAATGGTATTATTGAAAATTATTCAGTTCTCAAACAGAGTCTAAAAACTGAAGGTTATGATTTTGTAAGTGATACGGATACTGAAGTACTCGTAAATCTTATTGATACTTTCCTTAAACGTGGGAAGAATTTAACCGAATCAGTTAGGCTTGCACTTGCAAAAGTAGAAGGTACTTATGGAATTGCAGCGATCTTTAAAGAAGAATCCGATAAAATTGTTGTTGCCAGAAAAGGTTCGCCATTGGTGATAGGTGTCGGTGAAAATGAAAATTTAATCGCATCCGATGTAAACGCATTGATTGCCCATACACATAGAGTCGTATATTTAGAGGATAATGAAATAGCTGAAATTTACAGAGACAGATTTGTTGTTAAAACACTTTTCGATGAAGAACTCAAGAAGGAAATAGAAGTAGTTGATGGTAACATCGATGAAATTACTAAGGGTGGATTTCCACATTTCATGCTGAAAGAAATTATGGAACAACCGGAATCAGTTTTCAATTCGATGCGTGGAAGATTAATTCTAGATGAAGGTTTGGCAAAACTTGGCGGCTTAATCGGTTATGAAGATAGACTTGCTCATTCAAAGCGAATCATTATTTGTGCTTGTGGTACTTCATGGCATGCCGGTTTAGTTGCCGAATATATGATTGAACAATTTGCAGATATTCCTGTTGAAGTTGAATATGCATCAGAGTTTAGATATAGAAATCCAATCCTTTCAAAAGAAGATACCGTAATTTTTATTTCTCAAAGTGGTGAAACTGCTGACACACTAGCTGCACTTAAAGAAGCAAAACGTAAAGGGGCATTATGTGTTGGAGTTGTAAATGTGGTTGGAAGCACAATAGCAAGAGAATCACATACCGGAGTGTATATTCATGCCGGTCCCGAAATTGGTGTTGCCTCAACAAAAGCTTTCACTTCACAACTTATAGTACTTTCATTAATTACTCTTCTACTAGCAAGAAAGAAGAATATGAGTATGGTTGAAGGGAAAGAATTAGCAAAAGCAATTCAAGAACTACCTAATAAAATCAAAGAAATTCTTAGTCAAAATGATTTGATTGAATTGGTGGCGGAGAAGTTTGTCAATGCGAATAATTTCTTATACCTCGGAAGAGGTTATCAATTCCCGGTTGCTCTTGAAGGGGCACTTAAGTTAAAAGAGATTTCTTACATACACGCTGAAGGTTATCCAGCCGCAGAAATGAAACATGGACCAATTGCATTAATTGATGAAAACATGCCCGTTGTATTTATTGCACCAACAGATTCTGTTTATGAAAAAGTAATTAGTAACATAGAAGAAGTAAAAGCAAGAGGTGGTAGAATTATAGCTGTCGCAAATAATGATAATGGTAAGATCGATGAACTAGTTGAACAAACAATTAAAATTCCGTCAACACTCCCAATGCTTATGCCGGTACTAAGTGTGATACCGCTGCAATTATTGGCTTATCACATAGCCGTTAAGAAGGGATTGAATGTTGACCAACCGCGAAATCTCGCAAAAAGTGTAACAGTTGAATAA
- a CDS encoding cyclic 2,3-diphosphoglycerate synthase, translated as MSKKNVLIMGAAGRDFHNFNVYFRDNEDYNVVAFTATQIPNIDDRKYPAELAGKLYPNGIKIYAESELVDLIKKFDVHEVVFSYSDVPFDYVMTKASIVNAAGVSFRLMGAAETMVKSTKPVVSVLAVRTGCGKSQTSRKIVELLRAAGKKVVAIRHPMPYGDLVKQKVQRFATLEDLKKHECTIEEIEEYEPHIALGGIIYAGVDYEAILREAEKEADVILWDGGNNDTSFYHADVTFTVADPHRPGHELYYYPGNTSLRMADAVVINKVETADGQDILEVMENIKQVNPKATVIEAASPLFVDHPEYIRDKKVLVVEDGPTLTHGEMQYGAGTVAAEKLGAAEIIDPRPYTVKSITETYEKYPEIGVLLPAMGYGEQQMKDLEETINKVECDSVVIGTPIDLGRILKINKPSTRVKYELQEIGQNTVEKVLIEKGIL; from the coding sequence ATGTCTAAGAAGAATGTACTTATTATGGGAGCTGCCGGTCGTGACTTCCACAACTTCAATGTCTATTTCAGAGATAATGAAGACTATAACGTTGTAGCATTTACAGCTACTCAAATTCCTAATATTGATGATCGTAAGTACCCAGCAGAATTAGCTGGGAAACTTTATCCAAATGGAATTAAAATTTATGCAGAAAGTGAACTTGTTGATTTAATTAAGAAATTCGATGTTCATGAAGTTGTATTCTCATATTCCGATGTTCCTTTTGATTATGTTATGACAAAAGCTTCTATCGTAAATGCTGCCGGAGTTTCTTTCAGATTGATGGGCGCAGCTGAGACAATGGTGAAAAGCACAAAACCGGTTGTTTCGGTTCTTGCTGTTAGAACCGGATGTGGAAAATCTCAGACTTCAAGAAAAATTGTCGAATTGTTAAGAGCAGCAGGTAAGAAAGTAGTAGCAATTCGTCACCCAATGCCTTACGGTGATTTAGTAAAACAAAAAGTACAAAGATTTGCAACTCTAGAAGATCTTAAAAAACATGAATGTACGATTGAAGAAATCGAAGAGTACGAACCACATATCGCTCTAGGTGGAATTATTTACGCCGGTGTTGATTATGAAGCGATTTTACGTGAAGCTGAAAAAGAAGCTGATGTTATTCTTTGGGATGGCGGAAATAATGATACTTCATTCTATCATGCAGATGTTACATTTACAGTTGCCGATCCTCACAGACCTGGACACGAGTTGTACTATTATCCCGGCAATACTTCATTAAGAATGGCTGATGCCGTTGTTATCAACAAAGTAGAAACTGCCGATGGTCAAGATATCTTAGAAGTTATGGAAAACATCAAACAAGTTAATCCAAAAGCTACAGTAATTGAAGCTGCCTCTCCATTGTTTGTTGACCATCCGGAATATATTCGTGATAAAAAGGTATTAGTAGTTGAAGATGGACCGACATTAACTCACGGAGAAATGCAATATGGTGCAGGTACTGTTGCTGCCGAAAAATTAGGTGCCGCTGAAATTATTGACCCAAGACCTTATACAGTAAAATCAATCACAGAGACTTATGAAAAATATCCGGAAATTGGAGTTTTATTACCTGCTATGGGTTATGGTGAGCAGCAAATGAAAGATCTTGAAGAAACTATAAATAAAGTCGAATGTGATTCCGTCGTAATCGGAACACCGATTGATTTAGGAAGAATCTTGAAAATCAACAAACCTTCGACTAGAGTAAAATATGAACTTCAAGAGATCGGACAGAATACGGTTGAAAAAGTATTGATAGAAAAAGGAATCTTATGA
- a CDS encoding zinc-dependent metalloprotease, which produces MKKLTLSQKIFISIIAATIVGFCIITNSAGVYRSYWAEDLPLVIQMNVDTPTEYDPVVQQAIDMWNEVEGSYFAFDLGARTNANGPQTDGINLLYFDSNYDNFTQGSNTIAFSRTITSNVGGYHAVESDYIYNAAGYPPATNGSPNQMDLLTITLHEIGHHLGLMHHGDAGNANGGGSAGCGPNLPSQVMFWSVGFGTQKHQLFLHDEMGTVAIYPNFLLLGSIVDADTDEPIENAKLVFNEGTYAAQVGDVENAAGRDMRPGEVFTEAPTLSDGTFLFAINTEAFSFHVEKFGYEPSEVTNVDFNTPVGFGDTQQFEADFQLTKTARVNLAGTITNAKTNQPIQPEVKVTWVGDENETQSAVAASDGTFSFEVPSNAYYTVEFFFDPPFEPYYVMDSLLVGSTNSTLDVNIDPANLLFIYDVANSVYSFDYRNVLQKFGYGHVEWSIDEKGGAPSAELLDEFSDPLTIFWVSGGDTTSNLNEEDVTLLENHLAKGQRLIMTGRNIVEFTDSTSSLFTEYAGVVHVGNSSALRARGFEGDIIGDGISSLMVGAGKDLLQLSDARKGTVDRVFYYGTSDADSNNIAAVRSQNEAEGWKFILFGDGLDKISAAARDTLLARSLKYAGNSDFITGVEIDVRNDELPNVYSISQNYPNPFNPSTTISFSLPVNANVSLKIFNILGEQVAVLKDGFMNAGSYELRWDAVSASLSSGIYFYNINAEGMNGTHFNQTKKMILLK; this is translated from the coding sequence ATGAAAAAACTAACATTATCACAAAAAATATTTATATCAATAATCGCCGCAACAATTGTCGGTTTTTGTATTATCACAAATTCAGCTGGTGTTTACCGGAGTTACTGGGCGGAAGATCTACCTCTTGTTATTCAGATGAATGTTGATACACCAACTGAATACGATCCGGTAGTTCAACAAGCAATTGATATGTGGAATGAAGTTGAGGGTTCTTATTTTGCATTTGATCTTGGTGCAAGAACAAATGCAAACGGTCCGCAAACCGATGGAATCAATTTGCTTTACTTTGACTCTAACTATGATAATTTTACTCAAGGTTCGAATACAATTGCATTTAGCAGAACAATCACTTCAAACGTAGGTGGTTACCATGCAGTAGAGTCAGATTATATTTACAATGCCGCTGGTTATCCACCGGCAACTAACGGAAGTCCGAATCAAATGGATTTGTTGACAATAACTCTTCATGAGATCGGTCATCATCTTGGATTGATGCATCATGGTGATGCAGGAAACGCAAACGGTGGCGGATCTGCAGGTTGCGGTCCTAATTTACCATCTCAAGTTATGTTCTGGTCGGTAGGGTTTGGAACTCAAAAACATCAGTTGTTCTTACACGATGAAATGGGAACCGTTGCAATCTATCCAAACTTTTTACTTCTAGGAAGCATTGTTGATGCAGATACTGATGAACCAATTGAGAATGCTAAATTAGTTTTTAATGAAGGAACTTACGCTGCTCAAGTTGGAGATGTTGAAAATGCAGCAGGCAGAGATATGCGTCCAGGGGAAGTATTTACTGAAGCACCAACTCTCTCTGATGGAACATTTCTTTTCGCTATAAACACCGAAGCTTTTTCATTTCATGTAGAGAAATTTGGTTATGAACCTTCCGAAGTTACTAATGTAGATTTTAATACTCCTGTTGGTTTCGGAGACACACAACAATTTGAGGCTGATTTTCAATTAACAAAGACAGCGAGAGTAAATCTTGCTGGAACAATTACAAACGCAAAAACAAATCAACCAATTCAACCTGAGGTTAAAGTTACTTGGGTTGGTGATGAAAATGAAACTCAATCTGCAGTCGCGGCATCAGATGGTACATTTTCCTTCGAAGTTCCTTCCAATGCATATTATACAGTAGAGTTCTTTTTTGATCCTCCATTTGAGCCTTACTACGTAATGGATAGTTTATTGGTAGGTTCAACAAATTCGACACTAGATGTTAATATTGATCCAGCTAATTTGCTCTTCATTTACGATGTAGCCAATTCAGTTTATTCCTTTGATTATAGAAATGTTCTTCAAAAGTTTGGTTATGGTCATGTTGAATGGAGTATTGATGAAAAAGGCGGTGCTCCATCAGCTGAATTATTAGATGAGTTCAGTGATCCATTGACAATCTTTTGGGTTTCCGGTGGTGATACTACTTCCAATTTGAATGAAGAGGACGTTACTTTACTTGAGAATCATTTAGCAAAGGGACAACGTCTTATCATGACCGGAAGAAACATTGTTGAATTTACAGATAGTACGTCAAGTTTATTTACCGAATATGCTGGTGTAGTGCATGTAGGTAATTCTTCAGCCTTAAGAGCACGTGGATTTGAAGGAGACATTATTGGAGACGGTATAAGTTCACTAATGGTTGGCGCCGGTAAAGATCTATTACAACTAAGTGATGCACGAAAAGGTACTGTTGATCGAGTTTTTTATTATGGTACTAGTGATGCCGATTCTAATAATATTGCCGCTGTTAGAAGTCAAAACGAAGCTGAAGGTTGGAAATTTATACTTTTCGGCGATGGTTTAGATAAGATTTCTGCGGCAGCAAGAGATACCTTATTAGCCAGATCACTTAAATATGCCGGTAATTCAGATTTTATAACCGGAGTTGAAATTGACGTTAGAAATGATGAATTACCTAATGTCTATTCAATTTCGCAAAATTATCCTAATCCATTTAACCCATCTACAACTATAAGTTTTAGTTTACCGGTTAATGCAAATGTTTCTCTAAAAATATTTAACATTCTTGGTGAACAAGTTGCTGTGTTAAAAGATGGTTTTATGAATGCAGGCTCATATGAATTAAGATGGGATGCTGTAAGCGCGTCTTTAAGCAGCGGAATTTATTTTTACAATATTAATGCAGAAGGAATGAACGGTACTCATTTCAATCAGACTAAAAAGATGATACTTCTAAAGTAA
- the clpP gene encoding ATP-dependent Clp endopeptidase proteolytic subunit ClpP translates to MSDKKFEIYNQLIPYVIEQTGRGERGMDIFSRLLRERIIFLGTAVDDHIASLIIAQLLFLEAEDPEKDIYLYINSPGGSVSAGLAIYDTMKYIRADVSTICVGLAASMGAVLLAGGEKGKRSSLPHSKIMIHQPWVGGLSGQTTDIEIHAKEMIKTRDTIYKILAEHTGKTVEQIAKDCDRDYYLTSEEAKGYKLIDTVLEKRKLPGTKKEEK, encoded by the coding sequence ATGTCTGATAAAAAATTTGAAATTTATAATCAGTTAATTCCTTATGTAATTGAACAAACCGGTCGCGGTGAACGTGGAATGGATATTTTCTCACGTTTACTTCGTGAAAGGATAATTTTCTTAGGTACTGCTGTTGATGATCATATTGCAAGTTTAATTATTGCTCAATTATTATTTCTTGAAGCAGAAGATCCGGAGAAAGATATTTATTTATATATAAACTCGCCGGGCGGAAGCGTTTCAGCCGGATTAGCAATTTATGATACTATGAAATACATTAGAGCAGATGTATCAACAATTTGCGTGGGATTGGCAGCAAGTATGGGTGCGGTTTTATTAGCCGGTGGCGAAAAAGGTAAAAGATCTTCTCTTCCCCATTCAAAAATTATGATTCATCAACCTTGGGTTGGTGGATTATCCGGACAAACTACTGATATTGAAATCCATGCCAAAGAAATGATAAAGACACGTGATACAATTTATAAAATTTTAGCAGAACATACCGGTAAAACAGTGGAACAGATTGCAAAGGATTGTGATAGAGATTATTATCTCACTTCAGAAGAAGCTAAAGGATATAAGTTAATTGATACGGTCTTAGAAAAAAGAAAATTACCGGGAACAAAGAAAGAAGAAAAATAA
- the tig gene encoding trigger factor: MDSKVNVLGSYEHELEVTLSYDEIKKDIEEAYTKERKKIEMPGFRKGKVPMSMLKKVYGEAIEYKASESIAQKKFWEVSDELNLKPLSMPQLTDIDFQIGEKLFFKVKYEVKPVIEVKDYKNIEVEKPVFKVKEEDIEREVTNLLKSQAEFKEADQITDEKFRVKVDLQRMDDKALPIVGQSQQDMLIDLSEANINPAILESLMNKKVGDEFKFDFVDEHYHGEELHREEFKYSGTVKSIEQIVLPEVTEELLSKISRSKAKSLDEFKQQIRDNYKSYYDSQSDNIVMNSLINKVVENNKFDVPPGYVETILNNLVESEKENAKRQKMMHTFDENGVREYLKPRSEWNAKWQIIMESIAEKENIKVEDSDLEKLAEDEAVKTGISKEKLMKFYKDSNRTIGILEDKVVNLIKENAKIKEIDPETRAKEKKDKK, translated from the coding sequence TTGGATTCAAAAGTTAATGTGCTTGGTAGTTATGAGCATGAATTAGAAGTGACGTTATCATATGATGAAATAAAAAAAGATATTGAAGAAGCTTATACAAAGGAAAGAAAAAAAATTGAGATGCCCGGCTTTCGCAAAGGCAAAGTTCCTATGTCAATGTTGAAAAAAGTTTACGGCGAAGCAATTGAATATAAGGCAAGCGAATCTATTGCTCAAAAGAAATTTTGGGAAGTATCCGATGAATTGAATCTTAAACCTCTCAGCATGCCTCAATTGACCGATATTGATTTCCAAATTGGAGAAAAACTTTTTTTCAAAGTTAAATACGAAGTTAAACCGGTAATCGAAGTCAAGGATTACAAAAATATTGAGGTTGAAAAACCCGTCTTCAAAGTAAAAGAAGAAGATATTGAACGTGAGGTCACAAATCTTCTTAAATCTCAAGCAGAGTTCAAAGAAGCCGATCAAATTACAGATGAGAAATTTCGAGTAAAGGTCGATCTTCAACGTATGGATGATAAAGCGCTTCCTATTGTCGGCCAGAGTCAGCAAGATATGTTGATTGATTTAAGTGAGGCAAATATTAATCCGGCTATTCTTGAAAGTTTGATGAACAAAAAAGTCGGCGATGAATTTAAATTCGATTTTGTTGATGAACACTATCACGGTGAAGAACTTCATCGCGAAGAGTTCAAATATTCCGGAACTGTTAAAAGTATAGAACAAATTGTTCTTCCTGAGGTAACCGAAGAGTTATTATCCAAGATTTCCAGATCAAAAGCAAAATCCCTAGATGAATTTAAACAACAGATAAGAGATAATTACAAATCCTATTACGATTCGCAATCTGATAATATTGTTATGAACTCTCTAATAAATAAAGTTGTTGAGAATAATAAGTTTGATGTTCCTCCCGGTTATGTTGAAACGATTTTGAATAACTTAGTGGAATCAGAAAAAGAAAATGCAAAACGTCAAAAAATGATGCACACTTTTGATGAGAATGGGGTTCGAGAATATTTGAAACCACGATCAGAATGGAATGCAAAATGGCAGATTATTATGGAAAGTATTGCCGAAAAAGAAAATATAAAAGTAGAAGATTCTGATTTAGAAAAATTGGCAGAAGATGAAGCAGTTAAAACGGGCATCTCAAAAGAGAAGTTGATGAAATTCTATAAAGATTCAAATAGAACTATCGGTATATTAGAAGATAAAGTTGTCAATTTGATTAAAGAGAATGCGAAAATAAAAGAAATTGACCCAGAAACCAGAGCAAAAGAAAAAAAGGATAAAAAATAA